One genomic window of Aulosira sp. FACHB-615 includes the following:
- a CDS encoding trypsin-like peptidase domain-containing protein translates to MTVQLSTPDFQRLTRIVQNLPDFANVRDRRRLVAGALQGVAQADVILGRLDLDGAPMGVAVEVVRFLAQFGRVAYDKEALAVFLNYIQPFTGDENSDFIVELFQKYPLDVPASPNREIEHWKGMDSVADIKEKIIGENTLRDIYILNLALEASKAVVRIATPDSLGTGFMIAPDLLMTNNHVIDSQELAEKSDYSFNYQLDIDGKQCPSQTIGALAGGSFYTNEELDYTVVTLKDVPDFGKPLIFKSKLMRRDDRVAIIQHPGGHLKKISIQNNFVAYADNSVLQYTTSTEPGSSGSPVFDDTFQVVGIHHSGGMLSEPNTQRRYLRNAGTSAIALLNDLQKNAPEIYTCLSR, encoded by the coding sequence GTGACCGTACAATTATCCACACCTGATTTCCAACGCCTTACCCGTATCGTACAGAATTTACCAGACTTTGCCAACGTGCGCGATCGCCGTCGTTTAGTTGCAGGCGCATTGCAAGGTGTAGCCCAAGCAGATGTAATACTAGGAAGGTTAGATTTGGATGGCGCACCGATGGGCGTGGCTGTAGAAGTTGTGCGATTTCTGGCGCAGTTTGGACGAGTTGCTTACGATAAAGAAGCCTTGGCTGTATTCCTCAACTACATTCAGCCTTTCACGGGAGATGAAAATTCAGACTTCATTGTAGAACTGTTTCAGAAATACCCACTTGATGTTCCAGCCAGTCCTAACCGTGAAATTGAGCATTGGAAGGGAATGGACAGTGTGGCTGATATCAAGGAAAAAATTATTGGGGAAAACACATTACGCGATATTTACATTTTAAACTTGGCTCTAGAAGCTTCAAAAGCAGTAGTTCGTATTGCCACTCCAGACAGCTTAGGTACAGGCTTTATGATTGCACCTGATCTATTAATGACCAATAATCACGTTATTGATAGTCAAGAACTAGCAGAGAAAAGTGATTATAGCTTTAACTATCAATTGGATATTGACGGTAAGCAATGTCCAAGCCAGACTATTGGAGCTTTAGCTGGAGGTTCTTTTTACACTAATGAAGAACTGGACTATACAGTAGTAACCCTAAAAGATGTACCAGACTTCGGCAAACCCTTAATTTTCAAAAGTAAGTTAATGCGGCGAGATGACCGTGTGGCAATCATTCAACATCCTGGTGGTCATTTAAAGAAAATTTCGATTCAGAATAATTTTGTTGCTTACGCCGATAACAGCGTATTACAATACACTACCAGTACAGAACCAGGATCATCTGGTTCACCTGTGTTCGATGATACTTTTCAAGTAGTTGGTATACACCATAGTGGAGGGATGCTTTCAGAACCAAATACTCAACGCAGATATCTACGTAATGCCGGAACAAGTGCGATCGCTTTGTTGAATGACCTCCAGAAAAATGCACCAGAGATTTATACCTGTTTATCAAGATAA
- a CDS encoding NACHT C-terminal helical domain 2-containing protein encodes MSDSENPKQVNNNDLRNAQFDGSLINAGTVNAGQIGDNVYNIHLGQSNLKNIQNLKLEPNTLNELVNLLRPFLEDERSRRPFLVLALGNDAPVLQHINWSGAVASFIPDMLCKLADYGEVALEKQALWTLLEYVRPQVGVDVQQRIDNLRPLLDLRSLSLAVTGTTSIDVLVQKVREGLHDNIQSLHSTIPLWGINRGVSLAHLFVDVNILEGVSNSRRSELEDLWQDFTTNHSSSQSLDRIGSGKKQERVPELSVLERNTNLMVVGKPGSGKTTYLQRIVTECNAGNLQTQRIPVLIQMRYFVDDGSKYAYNLEQFLAQLWGLNDTDIELILNQGKALILLDGLDEVTGEDAKQIIKKIKRFARFYPQVQVVVTCRTQTLPDLFDWQLQRFTCIEIADFNEEQVRAFAANWFGAVCVDVEERQTKTEEFLEHLFREENKPIQELTITPILLSLICLVFHQTDKFYSKRSELYKEGLELFLEQWDEGRGIGRYEIYSNFSSEKELELLSYLAVKKFEQQQYVLFKQEQLEEYIAEFLEIERCKSRVVLRAIESQHGLLIERSQNVWSFSHLTFQEYLVAKWFCDHGKFDDLSKYVIQPYWREVFLLSIEMVTNPEPLLLSIKKVMDSLVSNNEKIQKMLSWLFEKSNSELFFSSQVRGRGFYLDLIYNYEVSQTFTLNSTVISTLTLYMALKEANNNRIDQVFILEHSLYWLIRCSRTFTPCILFIKRFRDEMTQLGHAFLNAAKSCHILFTNNMVSIDFYSTLLRLWHKLLSFNHDSEEALSEWWKTYGEAWTLDLRQIMINYLNLGYEWQFDIKDKELLEKYYAVGQLLINGLTNCSMNSQAKSRIEALLFLPIVEIEKHKY; translated from the coding sequence ATGTCGGACTCAGAAAACCCAAAGCAAGTTAATAACAATGACTTACGAAATGCCCAGTTTGATGGTAGTTTGATTAATGCTGGTACAGTAAACGCTGGGCAAATTGGGGATAATGTCTACAATATTCACCTTGGGCAGTCCAATCTTAAAAATATTCAAAATCTCAAATTAGAACCTAACACTCTCAATGAGTTGGTGAATTTATTGCGTCCTTTTTTGGAAGATGAGAGAAGCCGTCGCCCATTTTTAGTTTTAGCTTTAGGTAATGATGCACCTGTGTTGCAACATATTAATTGGAGTGGTGCTGTGGCAAGTTTTATTCCAGATATGTTGTGTAAGCTTGCTGATTATGGTGAAGTGGCTCTGGAAAAACAAGCACTATGGACATTATTGGAATATGTGCGACCGCAAGTAGGTGTAGATGTACAACAACGTATCGATAATTTGCGTCCTCTACTTGATCTGCGATCGCTCTCTTTGGCTGTAACTGGTACGACATCGATTGATGTTCTAGTGCAAAAAGTACGTGAGGGTCTGCATGATAACATTCAAAGTTTGCATAGTACGATACCGCTTTGGGGAATAAACCGTGGAGTTTCTTTGGCTCATTTATTTGTCGATGTCAATATTTTAGAAGGAGTTAGCAATAGTCGCAGGTCGGAACTTGAGGATTTGTGGCAAGATTTTACAACAAATCATTCCAGTTCCCAAAGTTTAGATCGGATTGGTTCGGGCAAAAAACAGGAGCGAGTACCGGAGTTATCGGTGCTGGAGCGAAATACTAACTTGATGGTAGTGGGTAAACCTGGTTCCGGAAAAACAACATATCTGCAAAGAATTGTAACTGAATGCAATGCGGGAAATTTACAAACACAACGAATTCCTGTATTGATTCAAATGCGGTATTTTGTAGATGATGGAAGCAAGTATGCCTATAACTTGGAGCAGTTTTTGGCACAACTGTGGGGGTTGAATGATACAGATATCGAATTAATTCTAAATCAAGGTAAGGCATTAATACTTTTGGATGGATTGGATGAGGTTACAGGAGAAGATGCCAAGCAAATCATCAAGAAAATCAAGAGGTTTGCTCGTTTTTATCCGCAAGTGCAAGTAGTAGTAACTTGCCGCACACAGACCCTACCAGATTTATTCGATTGGCAATTACAACGTTTTACCTGTATAGAAATAGCGGATTTTAATGAGGAGCAGGTAAGAGCATTTGCAGCGAACTGGTTTGGGGCGGTGTGTGTGGATGTAGAGGAAAGGCAAACGAAGACGGAGGAATTTTTAGAACACTTGTTTCGAGAAGAAAATAAGCCAATTCAAGAACTAACCATTACACCAATTTTGCTAAGTTTGATTTGTCTCGTGTTCCACCAAACGGATAAATTTTATTCTAAGCGTTCCGAGTTATATAAGGAGGGATTGGAGTTATTCTTGGAACAGTGGGATGAAGGTCGAGGAATTGGGAGATACGAGATTTATTCCAATTTCTCATCAGAAAAAGAGCTAGAACTTTTAAGCTATCTGGCGGTAAAAAAGTTTGAGCAACAGCAGTATGTGTTGTTTAAGCAGGAGCAATTGGAGGAGTATATTGCAGAATTTTTAGAAATAGAACGGTGCAAAAGTCGTGTGGTGTTAAGAGCGATTGAGTCTCAACATGGGTTATTGATTGAGCGATCGCAGAACGTATGGTCATTTTCGCATTTGACATTTCAAGAGTATTTGGTGGCGAAGTGGTTTTGCGATCATGGGAAATTTGATGATTTGAGCAAATATGTTATACAGCCTTATTGGAGAGAAGTCTTCCTATTAAGTATTGAAATGGTAACAAATCCAGAACCTTTACTTCTTAGTATCAAGAAAGTCATGGATTCTCTGGTATCTAATAATGAAAAGATACAGAAGATGTTGTCGTGGTTATTTGAAAAATCGAATTCTGAACTATTTTTTAGCTCACAAGTTCGAGGTCGCGGCTTTTATCTTGACTTAATTTATAATTACGAAGTTTCTCAGACATTTACCCTAAATAGTACTGTTATATCCACGCTTACTCTATATATGGCTTTAAAAGAAGCCAACAATAATAGAATTGATCAAGTGTTCATTCTGGAACATTCACTCTATTGGTTGATTAGATGCTCTCGAACTTTTACTCCATGTATTCTTTTTATTAAGAGATTTCGAGATGAAATGACTCAACTTGGTCATGCGTTCCTCAATGCAGCTAAATCGTGTCATATCCTTTTCACTAACAATATGGTTAGCATCGATTTCTACAGTACATTATTAAGACTGTGGCATAAACTTCTAAGTTTTAATCATGATTCAGAAGAAGCATTGTCGGAGTGGTGGAAAACTTATGGTGAAGCTTGGACTTTAGATTTAAGGCAAATAATGATAAATTATTTAAATCTAGGGTACGAATGGCAATTTGATATAAAAGATAAAGAGTTACTTGAAAAATACTATGCTGTTGGACAGCTTCTAATTAATGGGTTGACTAACTGTAGTATGAATAGCCAAGCCAAATCAAGAATTGAAGCATTACTTTTTCTACCCATTGTCGAAATCGAAAAACACAAGTATTAA
- a CDS encoding helix-turn-helix domain-containing protein produces MAINPATIDPLALPSLPLCERSQLPTLPCIYFAIDSQGVVRYIGKTVNLKTRWQAHNKGVELATIAGIRIAYLQADATLLPELEAALIAWFRPQLNNIIPRQACVFAEGTRIQIRLKQLRESRSFQQNELARRLEMSLANVQKIEYGKAKSIPLETLDKLCQILECEVGDLLVRVPDSNDGSFKKEQKLVQVVDEVEEGKISNFNSQSINVNEMIAA; encoded by the coding sequence ATGGCGATTAATCCTGCCACTATAGATCCTCTTGCTTTACCTTCCCTACCACTTTGTGAGCGATCGCAATTACCCACCTTGCCTTGCATTTATTTTGCTATTGATTCTCAAGGTGTAGTGCGATACATAGGAAAGACTGTAAATCTTAAAACAAGATGGCAAGCACATAATAAAGGAGTAGAGCTTGCCACAATTGCTGGGATTAGAATTGCATACTTACAAGCGGATGCTACCTTACTACCAGAACTTGAAGCGGCTTTAATTGCTTGGTTTCGTCCTCAGCTTAATAACATAATTCCAAGACAAGCTTGTGTATTTGCTGAAGGCACACGAATTCAAATTAGACTAAAACAGTTAAGAGAATCTAGAAGTTTTCAACAGAATGAACTAGCAAGACGACTTGAGATGTCGCTGGCCAACGTTCAAAAAATTGAATATGGTAAAGCCAAATCAATACCTTTGGAAACCCTTGACAAGCTATGCCAGATTTTAGAGTGTGAAGTTGGCGATCTATTAGTTCGTGTACCCGATAGCAATGATGGAAGTTTTAAGAAAGAACAAAAGTTAGTTCAAGTAGTTGATGAAGTCGAGGAAGGCAAAATCAGTAACTTTAATTCGCAATCCATAAATGTAAATGAAATGATTGCAGCATGA
- a CDS encoding helix-turn-helix transcriptional regulator: MRNRIKEFVDSKGMSVYQFWQETGISRTTAYSLYNNSAQYLGKDVMDAICSRYNIQPDILLKWIPAQELKNGD, translated from the coding sequence ATGAGAAATCGGATTAAGGAATTTGTTGACAGCAAAGGGATGAGCGTTTATCAGTTCTGGCAAGAAACTGGGATTAGCCGGACTACTGCGTATAGCTTGTACAACAATTCCGCTCAGTATCTTGGCAAAGATGTTATGGATGCGATTTGCTCTCGATACAACATACAACCAGATATTTTACTGAAATGGATACCAGCCCAGGAGTTGAAAAATGGCGATTAA